The genome window CCACGCAGGTCCCGCACTGGTCGCAGGCCCCCCTGTCGCGGGAAATCCCCTGCTCGGTCAGGGTCAGGGCCCGTTGCGGGCAGGCCCGGACACACTCGCCGCAGCCCACGCACCTGTCGGCCACGGTGACCACGTCGATCTTCGGGGAAAGGCCTTCGGGATTGTGGCACCAGGCACAGGACAGCGGGCAGCCCTTGAGGAACACGGTGGTCCGGATGTTGGGGCCGTCGTGGATGGCGTAGCGCTTGATGGCGAATATGGTTCCCTGCGTGCTCATGGGCCTCATCGGTTTTTCGGTATTCCTCTGCATAAGCCGGTTGCTAATTCCGGGCAAGACGCTTGGCGGGGCCCCCGAATATTATTTCCCGGCCGCAGGAATGCGACCCGGATTTTGTAAAAGGCAGCCGCCGCAAGCCGAAGAAACCACAGCCTGCGGGCGGACGCTGCGTGGGAGACAAAAGTATAAACCAGGCTTTATTTCGTCAACTTACTGAACAGATTGGATATTATAATACCAGCCCCACACGGTATGCAGTATGAAGGAAACTGAACAGCCCCGACAAGCATGGAGTCCCCGATGCCCACGCTCCTGAAAAACAAGCCTTTGCTCATCGTTTCCGCATTCATCATCCTGTCCGACCTGCTGTTCATCGCCATCAACTATTATTCAGCCCTCAACGCCGTCAACGCGGATACCCGGCGCTGGGCCAAAGAGGCCCAGCACGTCTTCGCCCTGAGCATGGAGGCGAAAGCCACGAGCATGCAGCAGCTGGCCTCCTTCGTGGCCAACATCCCCCAGGTGCAGAAGCTCTTCCACCAGGCCCAGCTCGTCAATGACCAGCCCGATTCGGCGGCAAGGGAGGCCGAGCTTTCCGACATCCGTTCGCGGCTCCACGCCTTTGTCGAACCAAGCTGGCAGCAGATGACCTCCCAGTACGACGTACGCCAGCTGCACTTCCATTTCGGGCCGGGGTCGACCTCGTTCCTCCGGGTCCACCGTCCCGAAAAGCACGGGGACAACATGGACGAAGTCCGCTACACCGTGGTGGACGTCAACCGGCTGCACCGGCCGGTGAAGGGCTTTGAAACCGGCAGGGTCTATTCCGGTATCAGGGGAGTCGTCCCGGTTTCCATGCCGGACAAGGACGGCCGCGCCACCCACGTGGGAGCCCTGGAGGCGGGCACCTCGTTCACGGTCATGCTCAAAGCCCTTGCCGCGGAACTGGACAGCAACATCGCCGTGCTCCTGCATGAAAAGCACATCAGGCAAAACATGTGGCCCGAGTTCGTCAAGAAGCACTTCGGCGAGAACAGGACCGTGGACGATTATTACGTGGAATGCAGCACCGCCCCCACGCCCCGTGATTTCCTTTCGCAATCGCCGGTGACCACCCTCCTGAACTCGGGCCATGGGGCCGAATTCCTTGCCGGGGACACGCCCATCCAGGTCGGCGTTTTCCCGCTGCGGGACTACCGGGGCACCATCGATTTCAACCTCCCCGACTCCGGGGCCGTGGTCATCTGGAAGGACGCCACCGAAAAATGGGACCTGCTGCGCAAAAGCCTGTTCAACAACATCCTGTATTCCCTGGTCGCCCTGTTCTTTGTCGAGGCCGCCCTGGTCGTGGGCTGGCGGC of Salidesulfovibrio onnuriiensis contains these proteins:
- a CDS encoding sensor domain-containing diguanylate cyclase; translation: MPTLLKNKPLLIVSAFIILSDLLFIAINYYSALNAVNADTRRWAKEAQHVFALSMEAKATSMQQLASFVANIPQVQKLFHQAQLVNDQPDSAAREAELSDIRSRLHAFVEPSWQQMTSQYDVRQLHFHFGPGSTSFLRVHRPEKHGDNMDEVRYTVVDVNRLHRPVKGFETGRVYSGIRGVVPVSMPDKDGRATHVGALEAGTSFTVMLKALAAELDSNIAVLLHEKHIRQNMWPEFVKKHFGENRTVDDYYVECSTAPTPRDFLSQSPVTTLLNSGHGAEFLAGDTPIQVGVFPLRDYRGTIDFNLPDSGAVVIWKDATEKWDLLRKSLFNNILYSLVALFFVEAALVVGWRLSQRHLRTIIRRQTRKLRELATHDALTGIYNRRAIERILIEETHRARRHGSPFAVLMFDIDHFKRVNDTFGHNAGDEVLRKVSETVTSLVRTTDRFGRWGGEEFLLLATDTDIEAAAVLAERIREAVAETRFTTAEPVTISLGVARYQPDETYENLVQRADTALYKAKDSGRDRVCVAD